Proteins from one Nitrososphaera sp. genomic window:
- a CDS encoding non-heme iron oxygenase ferredoxin subunit, giving the protein MAKVVVGNTSDIPEGKITHVTAGGKEILVANVDGSYYATSNVCNHAGAELHEGELSGKELTCPWHGAKWDVTTGSLTWFPQKLKALTAYRVSVENGIVYVDV; this is encoded by the coding sequence ATGGCAAAGGTCGTCGTAGGAAATACCTCTGATATTCCTGAGGGAAAGATTACTCACGTGACAGCAGGTGGAAAGGAAATCCTGGTCGCCAATGTTGATGGGTCATATTACGCGACGAGCAACGTGTGCAACCATGCGGGGGCCGAGTTGCACGAGGGAGAACTCAGCGGCAAGGAGCTCACCTGTCCCTGGCACGGCGCTAAATGGGACGTGACTACCGGATCGCTCACTTGGTTCCCGCAGAAGCTGAAGGCCCTTACCGCTTACAGGGTGAGCGTCGAGAACGGTATTGTCTACGTTGACGTTTGA
- a CDS encoding NAD(P)/FAD-dependent oxidoreductase, whose product MKLAVVGIGVAGAYLMNRLSDSHDVHVTGFERMPEDQHDAVCAWATCDSVMSGLAKNCGLNFEDYVLHKGKTMHVDLGDRKNIDLGLRGMVSYDKLRLIQDMIRGTEIKFGRAPRKSELEDDYDVIIDSTGFHRNYLPRLAREMWIPCVQYKVRYESGREPFDDFYLKSFPSMSGYFWYFPLGGGIAHIGAGDFNRTHNQFLDDFLATHKCEVLKKVGRPVRLSPPADCEPFTDGHKTIGVGESIGTVFPLLGEGIIPSTWCAELFVQNLGDSEAYRMAVLQKFKIYSLVFRFIQLKISGQFSMVKHSMEMLKIYQHMKANEDRYGMDITMSNMLQISRI is encoded by the coding sequence TTGAAGTTAGCTGTCGTTGGTATCGGCGTTGCAGGAGCGTATCTTATGAACCGCCTGAGCGACAGTCACGACGTGCATGTTACTGGTTTTGAAAGGATGCCTGAGGATCAGCACGATGCCGTGTGCGCGTGGGCTACCTGCGACAGCGTCATGTCAGGGCTTGCGAAGAACTGCGGCCTGAACTTTGAGGATTACGTTTTACACAAAGGGAAGACCATGCATGTAGACCTTGGCGACAGGAAAAATATCGACCTTGGACTCAGAGGGATGGTAAGTTACGACAAACTCCGACTTATCCAGGACATGATACGGGGAACAGAAATAAAGTTTGGCCGAGCGCCGAGAAAAAGCGAGCTGGAGGATGATTATGACGTTATCATTGATTCGACTGGTTTTCACAGGAATTACCTCCCGCGACTGGCGAGGGAGATGTGGATCCCCTGCGTTCAGTACAAGGTAAGATACGAGTCGGGAAGGGAGCCCTTTGACGATTTTTACCTAAAGTCGTTTCCTTCGATGTCTGGCTACTTTTGGTATTTTCCGCTCGGCGGTGGCATCGCCCATATCGGCGCCGGCGACTTTAACAGGACGCACAATCAGTTCCTCGACGATTTTCTTGCGACGCACAAGTGCGAAGTGCTCAAAAAAGTCGGCAGGCCCGTAAGGCTAAGCCCTCCGGCAGATTGCGAGCCATTCACAGACGGACACAAGACGATAGGCGTCGGCGAGTCGATAGGCACTGTATTTCCGCTGCTCGGCGAAGGGATAATCCCGTCGACTTGGTGTGCCGAGCTGTTTGTGCAAAATCTGGGGGATTCGGAAGCCTACAGAATGGCGGTACTTCAAAAATTCAAAATTTATTCGCTCGTATTCCGCTTCATTCAGTTGAAAATATCCGGCCAGTTCAGCATGGTCAAACATTCCATGGAGATGCTCAAGATTTACCAGCACATGAAAGCCAATGAAGACCGCTATGGGATGGACATCACGATGTCCAACATGCTGCAAATCTCAAGAATCTAA
- a CDS encoding SAM-dependent methyltransferase, producing the protein MDIDEFVSSLPKDVVSGDKVLLSKHVLQRILKFAGLKRTDVFYHLGCGTGEAVAMAALEFKVRKSIGVELNKEFAEVAARNISKIKRAEIRQTDVLDADISDATVILFWFSEPEVVRKMEKKFRRDLRDGARVITVWSPLGMNLPDKVEFPFFVCKKPFHKARSIRDQIEAIYGNRCIDFTAAWLLAERYIDQLGSVQAEYRRFLNMIQSMVIWINAWNMGVACEKEIPPPVETYIGILKTFFEIDMSGMIMQPEKSIKRD; encoded by the coding sequence TTGGATATCGATGAGTTTGTCTCCAGCCTGCCGAAAGATGTGGTGTCCGGAGACAAAGTCCTGCTTTCCAAACACGTTCTGCAGCGCATCTTAAAATTTGCAGGCCTCAAGCGGACAGACGTCTTTTACCACCTCGGATGTGGAACCGGCGAGGCAGTCGCGATGGCCGCCCTCGAATTTAAGGTGAGAAAATCTATCGGCGTTGAGCTGAATAAGGAATTTGCAGAGGTCGCAGCAAGAAATATCTCTAAAATCAAGCGGGCCGAAATTCGACAAACGGACGTACTTGACGCCGACATTTCGGATGCGACCGTAATCCTGTTTTGGTTTAGCGAACCCGAAGTTGTGAGAAAAATGGAGAAAAAGTTCCGCCGCGACCTCAGGGATGGAGCCCGGGTAATTACAGTCTGGTCTCCACTCGGCATGAACCTTCCAGACAAGGTCGAGTTTCCATTTTTTGTGTGTAAAAAGCCGTTCCATAAGGCCAGGTCAATTCGTGACCAGATAGAAGCCATATACGGCAACAGGTGTATCGACTTCACCGCTGCATGGCTGCTGGCAGAGCGGTACATAGACCAGCTGGGGTCCGTCCAGGCAGAATATAGAAGGTTCCTGAACATGATTCAAAGCATGGTCATCTGGATCAACGCTTGGAATATGGGCGTCGCCTGTGAAAAGGAGATCCCGCCGCCGGTTGAAACGTACATCGGAATCCTGAAGACCTTTTTCGAAATTGACATGTCCGGGATGATAATGCAACCCGAAAAGTCAATCAAACGCGATTAG
- the ftsY gene encoding signal recognition particle-docking protein FtsY yields the protein MFDKLRKAFSSAAKSIGQKEISAKVLDDTLLELQIGLLESDVAQEVVDSLTDNLKKTLLGLRLEKGQTAEEVIQSRFKQSIAEVFAKAGRLDIAERISAKKASKSGPFSIVFLGINGTGKTTTVAKIGNMLRKSGISVVVAAGDTHRAGAIEQLSQHCERLAIKVIAQRYGADPSAVGRDALEYARKHYIDVVLVDTAGRMQTSKNLMDEMAKIVRVVKPDMKLFIGDSLAGNDTINQAREFFQYTNFDGAVLTKVDADAKGGSAISIASITSKPIVYIGVGQGYDDIIPFNPDKFIETLFGAAADVTVESLMTPGAIQSPPEPAAEVQPPAIEPLKPTAERASKDERPIATQASSGPLFTIGSREKTAEEPRDVKPPETIPGGLKERGQTSPVQEQRAEEKDLPRATAEQPQAPEHVEAKPGKKSRFGFFGRKSSADDDKKEEKEKKKREEREREKRQEDLQLAEEPREEEKEVRAPESPPKKRKDDKDKGGQKDEVIYLSDEDIEDLLK from the coding sequence TTGTTTGACAAACTCCGAAAGGCGTTTTCGAGCGCCGCAAAGAGCATAGGGCAGAAGGAGATCTCCGCCAAGGTACTCGACGACACGCTCCTAGAGCTCCAGATTGGCCTGCTTGAGAGCGACGTTGCCCAGGAAGTCGTCGATTCTCTTACTGATAACCTCAAAAAGACCCTGCTCGGGCTAAGGCTCGAAAAAGGCCAGACGGCAGAAGAAGTCATTCAATCAAGGTTCAAACAATCCATAGCTGAGGTTTTTGCAAAGGCCGGCCGGCTGGACATTGCGGAAAGGATTAGCGCAAAGAAGGCATCAAAATCGGGTCCTTTTTCAATTGTATTTCTCGGAATAAATGGTACAGGCAAGACCACGACCGTTGCCAAGATCGGGAACATGCTGCGCAAAAGCGGCATATCAGTCGTAGTTGCCGCGGGTGACACCCACAGGGCTGGAGCTATTGAACAGCTTTCCCAGCATTGTGAAAGACTTGCCATCAAGGTTATCGCCCAGAGGTACGGCGCGGATCCTTCTGCGGTTGGAAGGGACGCATTAGAATATGCACGCAAGCACTACATCGACGTTGTTCTTGTCGACACTGCCGGCAGGATGCAGACGTCCAAGAACCTTATGGACGAGATGGCAAAAATTGTGCGCGTTGTCAAGCCGGACATGAAGCTGTTCATTGGCGATTCGCTTGCTGGCAACGATACGATAAATCAGGCGAGAGAATTTTTTCAGTATACGAATTTCGACGGGGCGGTTCTTACCAAGGTGGACGCGGACGCGAAGGGCGGGTCGGCAATATCTATTGCCAGCATTACGTCAAAGCCAATAGTGTATATCGGCGTCGGTCAGGGCTATGACGACATTATTCCGTTCAATCCGGACAAGTTCATAGAAACGCTGTTTGGCGCCGCGGCAGACGTCACGGTGGAAAGCCTTATGACGCCAGGAGCCATTCAGTCCCCACCTGAGCCTGCAGCGGAAGTTCAGCCTCCGGCCATAGAGCCATTGAAGCCGACCGCTGAGCGTGCCTCAAAGGATGAGCGGCCAATTGCTACCCAGGCCTCATCCGGCCCCTTATTCACCATTGGCAGCCGCGAAAAGACAGCAGAGGAACCTCGCGACGTCAAACCTCCGGAGACAATCCCAGGCGGCCTCAAAGAACGTGGTCAGACATCTCCTGTTCAGGAACAGCGCGCAGAAGAAAAGGATCTGCCAAGGGCAACTGCTGAGCAGCCACAAGCACCCGAGCATGTCGAGGCAAAGCCAGGAAAAAAGAGCCGCTTCGGATTCTTTGGCAGAAAATCCAGCGCTGATGACGACAAGAAGGAAGAGAAAGAGAAGAAAAAAAGAGAGGAGCGGGAGAGGGAGAAAAGGCAGGAGGACCTGCAGCTTGCCGAAGAACCCCGAGAGGAGGAAAAAGAAGTTAGAGCGCCTGAATCGCCTCCAAAGAAGCGCAAGGATGATAAAGACAAGGGCGGGCAGAAAGACGAGGTAATCTATCTCTCAGATGAAGACATTGAAGACCTCCTCAAATAA
- a CDS encoding MTH1187 family thiamine-binding protein gives MAVHAEISIVPITGRKSASMSTQIAAAFKAIRSVRGVHATLTALGTQIEAENLERVLEAVSAAHMAARSSGAQRIITSVRIDERLDKNQTLEDKIESVSRKLSRPKRR, from the coding sequence ATGGCAGTGCATGCCGAGATAAGCATAGTGCCCATTACCGGCAGGAAAAGCGCAAGCATGAGCACGCAGATAGCAGCTGCGTTTAAGGCCATTCGGAGCGTCAGGGGGGTCCATGCAACACTAACCGCCCTTGGCACCCAGATCGAGGCTGAGAATCTTGAACGCGTCTTAGAGGCGGTTTCGGCAGCCCATATGGCGGCAAGGTCAAGCGGTGCACAGAGGATCATTACCAGCGTAAGGATTGATGAACGACTGGACAAGAATCAAACACTCGAGGACAAAATCGAGTCTGTATCTAGAAAGTTAAGCCGGCCAAAGAGGCGATAG
- the argF gene encoding ornithine carbamoyltransferase, translated as MRGLAKRDVLSISDLSSAEILEIINAARQLKRDLKSGRMTQPLRGRCLGMIFQKPSTRTRVSFEVAISQLGGYAISLNSSEIQLARGETIEDTAKTLSLYMDCVMARVYAHADLETLASHASVPVINGLSDHFHPCQTLADLMTIQECFGRLKGIKVAWLGDGDNVCNDLLIGCAKTGADISVACPADYAPLERAVDIARKAGDESGSQIQIGDDPRFAAADADVIVTDTFVSIGKEEEISDRQKAFYPKYQVNAQLMSTAKPEAIFLHCLPAKRGQEVTSEVIDGPASRVWQEAENRLHAQKALLCFLIVSREHESYS; from the coding sequence GTGCGCGGACTGGCCAAAAGGGACGTCCTTTCGATTTCGGATTTATCGTCGGCGGAAATCCTCGAGATAATCAACGCTGCAAGGCAACTAAAGCGCGACTTGAAATCAGGTCGCATGACCCAGCCACTCAGGGGGAGGTGCCTAGGGATGATCTTTCAAAAGCCCTCGACGCGCACCCGGGTTAGTTTTGAGGTGGCAATTAGCCAGCTAGGGGGATACGCCATCAGCCTCAATTCTTCGGAAATTCAGCTTGCAAGAGGCGAGACTATTGAGGATACAGCCAAGACGCTCTCGCTTTACATGGACTGTGTCATGGCCAGAGTCTATGCCCATGCCGATCTCGAGACGCTGGCTTCGCATGCCTCGGTGCCCGTAATCAACGGGCTCTCGGATCATTTTCACCCGTGTCAGACCCTTGCGGACCTCATGACCATCCAGGAATGCTTTGGTCGCTTAAAGGGGATCAAGGTCGCATGGCTGGGGGACGGCGATAACGTGTGTAACGACTTGCTGATAGGCTGTGCCAAGACAGGTGCAGACATATCTGTAGCGTGTCCAGCGGATTATGCGCCTCTGGAGCGAGCTGTCGACATCGCCCGCAAGGCAGGGGATGAAAGCGGTTCGCAGATACAGATAGGAGACGATCCGCGTTTTGCTGCGGCCGATGCTGACGTGATAGTTACTGACACTTTTGTATCCATTGGCAAAGAGGAGGAAATCTCTGACAGGCAGAAGGCATTTTATCCAAAATATCAGGTAAACGCACAGCTCATGTCAACTGCAAAGCCGGAGGCAATCTTTCTGCATTGCCTGCCGGCAAAGAGAGGCCAGGAGGTCACCTCTGAGGTAATCGACGGTCCCGCCTCAAGGGTGTGGCAGGAAGCAGAAAACAGGCTGCATGCCCAGAAGGCGCTGCTTTGTTTTCTCATCGTGTCGAGAGAGCACGAAAGTTATAGTTGA
- a CDS encoding YkgJ family cysteine cluster protein, with amino-acid sequence MEGQQVNPVEHSLKILSEKWEIDPRVYDFELGRRDDVTETRLSVDGVIFHIPTLSREGLYVVWKCLWPDCHNCCERQGRLPLTTKDMEIISRKLGYHSLAKFLQNETTISSWEEHAAFGNLITNLTMISLKRKPDESESEDGTPLRCRHLDNSGSCQLHPDKPGVCWLYPFASWLESDADGKAVAHATFQFTGDCPGFYLDKSLDGLMQVLKEYAPKIFDYNMAVSRTGRQNYSSISFVNLNS; translated from the coding sequence TTGGAAGGGCAACAGGTCAATCCGGTAGAGCATTCCCTGAAGATTTTATCAGAGAAATGGGAAATAGATCCGCGCGTATACGATTTCGAGCTAGGCAGGCGCGACGATGTCACTGAGACCCGGCTTTCTGTGGACGGCGTCATATTTCATATTCCCACGCTTTCGCGGGAGGGGTTGTATGTCGTCTGGAAGTGTCTTTGGCCGGACTGCCACAACTGCTGCGAACGGCAAGGCAGACTGCCGCTTACAACCAAGGATATGGAAATAATATCAAGAAAATTAGGTTACCACAGTTTAGCGAAATTCCTGCAGAACGAGACAACGATTTCCAGCTGGGAGGAACACGCGGCATTCGGAAACCTCATTACAAACCTAACCATGATCTCGCTCAAGAGAAAGCCTGACGAGAGCGAATCAGAGGACGGAACCCCGCTCAGATGCAGGCACCTTGATAACTCTGGTTCCTGCCAGCTACATCCTGACAAGCCAGGCGTCTGTTGGCTCTACCCCTTTGCATCATGGCTAGAATCGGACGCCGATGGAAAGGCAGTTGCCCATGCAACATTTCAGTTTACTGGCGACTGTCCGGGCTTTTATCTTGACAAGTCGCTTGATGGATTAATGCAGGTCCTCAAAGAATATGCGCCGAAAATATTCGATTACAACATGGCTGTCAGCAGGACGGGGAGGCAAAATTACAGCTCGATAAGCTTTGTGAACCTGAATTCATGA
- the pckA gene encoding phosphoenolpyruvate carboxykinase (ATP) encodes MEFRLGRTHRNLSVPAMVETIIARKEGILSSSGALSVNTGRFTGRSPDDKYIVDDETTHDIVDWGKVNKPISEENFEKILKRMRAHAEGGEFYVFDGFVGADPSSRLPIRVINNRAWHNLFARQLFIRPSSEELGHFRPEFTLLSCDDFAADPKTEGTRTETFIIINFKKKIVLIGSTSYAGEIKKAMFSIMNFLLPRKGTFPMHCSANVGSDGHTALFFGLSGTGKTTLSADPQRRLVGDDEHGWSDHGIFNFEGGCYAKCINLSKEKEPQIWNAIRFGAVMENVIVNPETREPDFDDGQRTENTRVAYPLDYIDGSVIPSVAGHPKVIVFLTADAFGVMPPISKLSREGAMYHFMSGYTSKLAGTERGITEPRETFSHCFGAPFMPLHAQDYAKMLGKKIAGHSTRVYLINTGWSGGPYGVGKRMNLSYTRAMVTAALSGEIDKAPLRHHEIFNLDMPTFCPGVPSDVLDPRNTWSEKERYDSSARRLAGLFIKNFEKFGSVQKEIVQAGPRG; translated from the coding sequence ATGGAATTTCGTCTCGGCAGGACTCACCGGAATTTGTCGGTTCCTGCGATGGTTGAAACAATTATTGCGAGGAAGGAAGGAATCCTGTCCTCCTCTGGCGCCCTGTCAGTTAATACAGGCAGGTTCACCGGAAGGTCTCCCGATGACAAGTACATTGTTGACGATGAAACCACTCATGACATTGTTGACTGGGGCAAGGTCAACAAGCCTATTTCCGAAGAGAATTTCGAAAAGATCCTTAAGCGCATGCGTGCCCACGCGGAGGGCGGCGAGTTTTATGTCTTTGACGGATTTGTAGGTGCGGACCCTTCCAGCCGGTTGCCGATCCGGGTAATCAATAACCGTGCTTGGCACAACCTGTTTGCGCGGCAGCTCTTTATCCGGCCTTCGAGTGAGGAGCTGGGGCACTTTAGGCCCGAGTTTACGCTGCTTTCATGCGACGACTTTGCCGCGGACCCCAAGACGGAGGGCACAAGAACTGAGACATTCATCATAATAAACTTCAAAAAGAAAATCGTTCTCATAGGCTCGACGTCCTACGCAGGAGAGATAAAGAAGGCAATGTTCTCCATCATGAACTTTCTGCTTCCAAGAAAGGGCACATTTCCAATGCACTGCTCGGCCAACGTCGGATCAGATGGGCACACGGCCCTGTTTTTCGGCCTTTCCGGCACAGGCAAGACCACGCTTTCGGCAGACCCCCAGAGAAGGCTTGTCGGGGACGACGAGCATGGATGGTCAGACCACGGCATTTTCAACTTTGAAGGAGGCTGCTACGCCAAGTGCATAAACCTGAGCAAGGAAAAGGAGCCGCAAATCTGGAATGCCATCCGGTTTGGCGCGGTGATGGAAAACGTCATCGTCAACCCGGAAACCCGCGAGCCGGATTTTGATGACGGCCAGAGGACAGAAAATACAAGGGTAGCCTATCCTCTTGACTATATCGATGGCTCGGTGATACCAAGCGTCGCGGGCCACCCGAAGGTGATTGTTTTTCTGACGGCCGACGCGTTTGGCGTAATGCCCCCGATTTCCAAATTGAGTCGCGAGGGAGCAATGTACCACTTTATGTCAGGCTATACGAGCAAGCTGGCAGGCACCGAGCGCGGAATTACAGAGCCGCGCGAGACGTTCTCTCATTGTTTCGGGGCGCCTTTCATGCCCCTTCATGCGCAGGATTACGCCAAGATGCTTGGAAAAAAGATTGCCGGGCACTCTACTCGAGTTTACCTCATAAACACTGGCTGGTCAGGTGGTCCATACGGGGTCGGGAAGAGGATGAACCTGTCCTATACGAGGGCAATGGTTACAGCGGCTCTGTCTGGTGAAATCGACAAGGCACCATTGAGGCACCACGAGATCTTTAACCTTGACATGCCAACGTTCTGCCCCGGCGTGCCTTCAGACGTTTTGGACCCGCGAAACACTTGGTCCGAGAAGGAGAGATACGACTCGTCTGCAAGAAGGCTGGCCGGACTCTTCATAAAGAACTTTGAAAAGTTTGGCAGCGTGCAGAAGGAAATCGTTCAGGCCGGTCCGCGGGGATAA
- the pfdA gene encoding prefoldin subunit alpha translates to MSASDPRSSANPKHHSAQSAAAIEQQINELVQQSRVYEAYLNDVMTRQVTVARMLEEARLASSTIQATSPESQIDSLMPIGIGVHIHATVPPVKKLLVNLGAGVAVEKSRDDALNFVEARIKEFEVAARQLEAQRAELAMRMQQLQSQVNQLLRGAQ, encoded by the coding sequence ATGAGCGCCAGCGACCCACGTTCCAGTGCCAACCCTAAGCATCACAGTGCCCAGTCAGCCGCTGCGATTGAGCAGCAGATAAACGAACTTGTGCAGCAGTCAAGGGTTTATGAAGCATATCTTAACGATGTCATGACCCGGCAGGTAACCGTAGCACGGATGCTTGAAGAGGCAAGACTGGCGTCCAGTACGATTCAGGCAACCTCGCCCGAAAGCCAGATAGACTCTCTTATGCCAATCGGCATCGGAGTCCATATTCACGCGACTGTGCCGCCCGTCAAGAAGCTGCTGGTTAACCTTGGAGCAGGGGTAGCTGTTGAAAAAAGCCGGGACGACGCTCTGAACTTTGTCGAGGCCCGAATAAAGGAGTTTGAAGTGGCTGCCAGGCAGCTGGAGGCGCAGAGGGCGGAGCTGGCAATGAGAATGCAGCAGCTGCAGTCGCAGGTAAACCAGCTTTTGCGCGGCGCCCAGTGA